In the Campylobacter sp. RM6914 genome, one interval contains:
- a CDS encoding fumarate reductase cytochrome b subunit, translated as MSELIEGFLGKRVDTKKSRLPALWDRWQSITGFILACFILCHMVFTSTILLGKDAFNAVVGFAEAKFLFGEATWWITNVIAAVIFAVFITHAFLAMRKFPANYRQYKMFRGHKDRMKHGDTTLWWFQFLTGFALFFTASAHLVDIVFGGHITAESSAQNFATLELFYFALLVFMVVHAGVGMYRLYVKWVSIDGANRHEMLEKRKKAKVVVFAVYGALAVIALIADFVWLTVK; from the coding sequence ATGAGTGAGCTGATAGAGGGTTTCTTAGGCAAGAGAGTCGATACTAAAAAGAGTCGATTGCCTGCGCTTTGGGATAGATGGCAAAGTATCACGGGTTTTATTTTAGCCTGTTTTATATTGTGCCATATGGTTTTCACTTCAACGATTTTGTTAGGTAAAGACGCATTTAACGCTGTCGTCGGTTTTGCTGAAGCGAAATTTTTGTTTGGAGAGGCAACGTGGTGGATTACGAACGTTATTGCTGCTGTTATCTTTGCAGTGTTCATTACTCACGCGTTTTTAGCCATGAGAAAATTCCCTGCGAACTATAGACAATATAAAATGTTTAGAGGACACAAAGATCGCATGAAACACGGCGATACTACGCTTTGGTGGTTTCAGTTTTTAACAGGTTTTGCTCTATTCTTCACAGCTAGTGCACACCTTGTGGACATAGTGTTTGGCGGACATATTACTGCTGAGAGTTCAGCACAAAATTTTGCTACACTAGAACTTTTCTACTTTGCACTTCTTGTATTTATGGTTGTTCATGCAGGCGTTGGAATGTATCGTTTGTATGTAAAATGGGTAAGCATAGATGGCGCGAACAGACATGAAATGCTTGAAAAAAGAAAGAAAGCAAAAGTCGTTGTTTTTGCTGTGTATGGCGCGTTAGCTGTGATCGCACTAATTGCTGACTTTGTTTGGCTAA
- the tupA gene encoding tungstate ABC transporter substrate-binding protein TupA, translated as MKKILLSSMLLASAMFAADTDLTMATTTSTADTGLLDAIVPVYKAKTGVDLKFTAVGTGAALKMGRNCDVDVLFVHSPKAEKEFIEKGYGVERKAVMYNDFVLIADKSIADKFKDKDLKSAFEMIKAQNIKFFSRGDKSGTDNKEKGIWKSILGEVPEKDGFYSQTGQGMIATINIAAEQKGVTFTDRGTYIKYEANAKGNPDLVIVNEGDKALKNFYSVISVSPKHCPKTDIENADKFGNWIISEEGQKFIGEFKLMDKQLFTPDAATRKN; from the coding sequence ATGAAGAAAATACTTTTAAGTTCTATGCTTCTTGCATCTGCCATGTTTGCCGCAGACACCGACCTAACTATGGCAACCACAACAAGCACGGCAGATACGGGCTTGCTTGATGCGATAGTGCCTGTTTATAAGGCAAAAACAGGGGTTGATCTAAAATTTACTGCAGTAGGAACAGGAGCTGCTTTAAAAATGGGTCGAAACTGTGACGTTGACGTGCTTTTCGTGCACTCTCCAAAAGCTGAAAAAGAATTCATAGAAAAGGGATATGGCGTAGAAAGAAAAGCTGTTATGTATAACGACTTTGTTTTAATCGCCGATAAATCAATCGCCGATAAATTTAAAGACAAAGATCTAAAGAGTGCGTTTGAGATGATAAAAGCTCAAAATATCAAATTCTTCTCACGTGGCGACAAATCAGGCACGGACAATAAAGAAAAAGGTATTTGGAAAAGCATACTTGGTGAAGTACCTGAAAAAGACGGCTTTTACTCACAAACAGGTCAAGGCATGATAGCTACCATTAACATCGCGGCAGAGCAAAAAGGCGTTACGTTTACAGATCGCGGAACATACATCAAATACGAAGCAAACGCCAAAGGCAACCCTGATCTAGTTATCGTAAATGAAGGAGACAAAGCGCTTAAAAACTTCTACTCAGTTATCTCTGTAAGCCCTAAACACTGTCCTAAAACAGATATAGAAAATGCAGATAAATTTGGCAACTGGATAATCAGCGAAGAGGGACAAAAATTCATAGGCGAATTTAAGCTAATGGATAAACAACTTTTCACTCCGGACGCAGCAACTAGAAAGAACTGA
- the lgt gene encoding prolipoprotein diacylglyceryl transferase has translation MTTWNNIYNHFDPVAFSLFGFNVHWYGIMYVLALLGALAAAKYFVKKDKIPITDAMLDNYFFWVEIGVILGARLGYIAIYSGEAWWYFTNPWQIFNPFYNGEFVGIRGMSYHGAVVGFLLATLLYCKKYKQNLWLLLDLCALSIPFGYFFGRVGNFLNQELFGRVSDVPWAINVLGALRHPSQLYEAFLEGVVIFVILFFYRKYKKFHGELICIYAVLYTLARFICEFYREPDVGIGFVFLNFSMGQILSTLMFSAGIGIYIFLRKINNNI, from the coding sequence ATGACAACTTGGAATAATATCTATAACCACTTTGACCCAGTAGCTTTTAGTTTATTTGGCTTTAACGTGCATTGGTATGGCATAATGTATGTTCTAGCCCTACTTGGCGCATTAGCAGCCGCAAAATACTTTGTTAAAAAAGACAAAATCCCAATCACCGACGCAATGCTTGATAATTACTTTTTTTGGGTGGAAATAGGCGTGATACTGGGCGCAAGACTTGGCTATATTGCCATTTATTCAGGTGAAGCATGGTGGTATTTTACAAACCCATGGCAAATTTTCAACCCTTTTTACAACGGTGAATTTGTAGGAATTCGCGGCATGAGCTATCATGGTGCGGTTGTGGGATTTTTACTAGCCACTTTGCTTTACTGTAAAAAATACAAACAAAATTTATGGCTTTTGCTTGATCTATGCGCCTTATCCATACCATTTGGATACTTCTTTGGGCGTGTGGGAAATTTTTTAAACCAAGAGTTGTTTGGACGAGTTAGCGATGTGCCGTGGGCGATAAATGTCCTTGGCGCACTTCGCCATCCAAGTCAACTTTACGAGGCATTTTTAGAGGGTGTTGTAATTTTTGTCATCTTGTTTTTCTATAGAAAATACAAAAAATTTCACGGAGAGCTTATCTGTATCTATGCCGTGCTTTACACTTTAGCAAGATTTATCTGCGAATTTTACCGAGAACCTGATGTCGGTATAGGCTTTGTATTTTTAAATTTTTCAATGGGGCAAATTTTATCCACATTAATGTTTAGCGCCGGAATTGGAATTTATATTTTTTTACGTAAAATTAACAATAATATTTAA
- the tupB gene encoding tungstate ABC transporter permease TupB, which translates to MDFILEGIRGAFGLLFSGDESTYSAIFATLKSSSVSIVAALLVGLPLGFALGFYKFKFAKALKLLSDTMLAMPTVAVGLIIYAFITRNGPLGDLELLFTLKAVMLGQFVLALPIIVSLSSSVVENMDERHYLSILSYRLSPAQLAFCVLYELRYSLMVVVATAYGRIVAEVGVAMLIGGNIKYFTRTITTAISLETSKGEFNMGIALALVLISIAFLVNLLIHALKRLDR; encoded by the coding sequence TTGGATTTTATACTTGAAGGGATTAGGGGGGCTTTTGGGCTACTTTTTAGCGGAGACGAATCGACGTATTCAGCTATATTTGCCACGTTAAAAAGCTCTAGTGTGTCGATAGTAGCGGCACTTTTGGTTGGACTCCCGCTTGGTTTTGCTCTTGGTTTTTATAAATTTAAGTTTGCAAAGGCTTTAAAGCTACTTAGCGACACAATGCTTGCCATGCCTACGGTTGCGGTTGGGCTTATTATCTATGCTTTTATCACTCGCAACGGTCCACTAGGAGATCTTGAACTACTTTTTACCTTAAAGGCTGTAATGCTAGGGCAGTTTGTTCTAGCTCTTCCTATTATCGTTTCGCTAAGCTCAAGTGTGGTTGAAAATATGGATGAAAGGCACTATCTAAGCATACTTTCATATCGTTTAAGCCCTGCACAACTTGCCTTTTGTGTGCTTTATGAGCTTCGTTATTCGCTTATGGTTGTTGTTGCTACGGCTTATGGACGCATAGTCGCAGAGGTTGGAGTTGCCATGTTGATAGGCGGCAACATCAAATACTTTACTCGCACTATCACAACCGCCATATCTCTTGAAACAAGCAAAGGCGAGTTTAATATGGGCATAGCCTTGGCGCTTGTTTTAATTAGTATTGCATTTTTGGTAAATTTGCTTATTCATGCTTTAAAAAGGCTTGATAGATGA
- the tupC gene encoding tungstate ABC transporter ATP-binding protein TupC, translating to MIKIRNLKLDYKNFTALDIKNLDISTSQTTALSGFNGSGKSTLIKCISGLLKPSEGSIKIWDKELNKMSLGELKQIAVLLPEPSLLKRSVRENFKFALRSRNQEAKFNAIVPEVLELVGLDESFLDKAHFELSSGQNKRIAFALLLSLRARLNLLDEPTNAVDMGTSRLFSKAIEYVKEQHDSNFIIASHDEKWLSAISDENIFLHNGRVSEFELKNIFDAKDGAINFGDFSLFLPQELKDAQKIAINQNLITINEENAKFEGILHSVSLYFGNKSLIKIKAGDFLLKCIVGSNRLKSEELATGKRVKFNVPQSAFLAIE from the coding sequence ATGATAAAGATACGAAATTTAAAGCTTGATTATAAAAATTTTACCGCTCTTGATATAAAAAATTTAGATATAAGCACAAGTCAAACTACTGCACTTTCTGGCTTTAACGGAAGTGGTAAAAGCACTCTTATAAAGTGTATTTCTGGACTTTTAAAGCCAAGCGAGGGAAGTATAAAAATTTGGGATAAAGAGCTTAACAAGATGAGTCTTGGCGAGCTTAAGCAAATAGCAGTCTTACTCCCCGAGCCTAGCTTGCTAAAAAGAAGTGTAAGGGAGAACTTTAAATTCGCTTTAAGAAGTAGAAATCAGGAAGCTAAATTTAATGCTATAGTACCTGAAGTGCTTGAGCTTGTCGGGCTTGACGAGAGTTTTTTAGATAAGGCTCACTTTGAACTTAGCTCAGGGCAAAATAAACGCATAGCCTTTGCACTTTTGTTGTCGTTGCGGGCTCGGTTAAATTTACTTGATGAGCCGACAAATGCCGTGGATATGGGAACTTCGAGGCTTTTTAGTAAAGCGATAGAGTATGTAAAAGAGCAACACGACTCAAATTTCATCATCGCCAGCCATGATGAAAAATGGTTAAGCGCAATAAGCGACGAGAATATATTTTTGCATAACGGTAGGGTTAGTGAATTTGAGCTTAAAAATATTTTCGATGCAAAAGACGGAGCCATAAATTTTGGGGATTTTTCATTGTTTTTGCCACAAGAGTTAAAAGATGCACAAAAGATCGCGATAAATCAAAATTTAATAACCATAAACGAAGAAAATGCTAAATTTGAGGGAATTTTGCACTCTGTTTCACTTTATTTTGGCAACAAGTCGCTTATCAAGATAAAGGCGGGGGATTTTTTACTAAAGTGTATAGTTGGTTCCAATAGGCTAAAAAGTGAAGAGCTTGCCACCGGAAAAAGAGTAAAATTTAACGTTCCTCAAAGTGCTTTTTTAGCCATCGAGTGA
- a CDS encoding IMPACT family protein gives MQTVSKISTAKTEIKKSTFISYLAPMAEFRTLHEQLKDQHPKAVHIVWAYRELNKYAQIVENQSDDGEPKGTSGAPSLNALRGADLVDTCVFIVRYFGGIKLGTGGLVRAYGGAVNLAINEAELIEFEIKDESVFFTPFTLMSRFEHYFNAQNLNDLKREFNETGAIWSVKFNDKEFKNFYDFSHVFEHEGVEFLALGLNTKPYF, from the coding sequence TTGCAAACCGTATCTAAAATTTCAACCGCCAAAACAGAGATCAAAAAATCAACTTTCATAAGCTACCTAGCGCCGATGGCAGAATTTAGAACTCTCCACGAACAGCTAAAAGACCAACATCCAAAAGCAGTACATATCGTTTGGGCTTATAGAGAACTAAATAAATACGCTCAGATAGTAGAAAACCAAAGCGATGACGGCGAGCCAAAGGGCACAAGCGGAGCACCAAGCCTTAACGCACTAAGAGGAGCCGATCTTGTTGACACATGTGTATTTATCGTAAGGTATTTTGGAGGTATCAAGCTTGGCACGGGAGGATTGGTGCGAGCATATGGCGGAGCGGTAAATTTGGCCATAAACGAAGCTGAGCTTATTGAATTTGAGATAAAGGATGAGAGTGTGTTTTTTACTCCATTTACCTTAATGAGTCGTTTTGAACACTATTTTAACGCACAAAATTTAAATGATCTAAAACGTGAATTTAATGAAACCGGAGCGATATGGTCGGTTAAATTTAACGACAAAGAGTTTAAAAATTTTTATGATTTCTCTCATGTTTTTGAACACGAAGGGGTTGAGTTTTTGGCGCTTGGACTTAACACAAAACCCTATTTTTAA